The genomic DNA GGGGCTTTTTACTTTACCCGGCGGTTATTCTTCTTAGCAGTTTGAAAATTAAGCCAAGCTGCTGCGAGGTTAACCAAGCCAGTCAGTAGAAGTACAATTGCTGTCCCCATAATCTTAGGTTCTCCTTTCCGGAGTGCTTACCGCACCCTCTGAATATATAATAACACGACTATGTATTGCTGTCAATACGTTATTGAGGTCACAGGAAAATTCTTCTGCGGCTTTTTAATTTGCATTGAAAGGAGCTGAATTGTGATGGCAGGAGGACGGAAAAGTAAATATCAAACCCACGTTGAACCCAAGCTCCTGCTTATTGAAGCATGGGCGCGTGACGGGATGATTCAGGAGGATATTGCCAAGAAACTTGGGGTGGCGATGTCCTCTTTTTCTGAGTATAAGAACAAGTACCCGGAATTAACGGAAGCCCTAAAAAGAGGGCAGGAAGTCGTTGACGTACAAGTGGAGAATTCGCTGCTTAAGAGGGCTATGGGTTATCGGTATGATGAGATAACAACGGAAGGCGGCGTTGAGACTAAGCGAGTCACGAAAGAGGTACAACCGGATGTGACTGCACAAATATTCTGGCTCAAGAATCGTAAACCCAAAGTGTGGCGCGATAAGCAAGATGTTGAACTGTCCGGCGAGGTGAAGCACGAATACAACCACAATTTACGCAATCTTGATCCAAAGGAGCTGGCAGACCTTGAGCGAATTATCGCAAAA from Paenibacillus sp. FSL R10-2782 includes the following:
- a CDS encoding transposase; amino-acid sequence: MAGGRKSKYQTHVEPKLLLIEAWARDGMIQEDIAKKLGVAMSSFSEYKNKYPELTEALKRGQEVVDVQVENSLLKRAMGYRYDEITTEGGVETKRVTKEVQPDVTAQIFWLKNRKPKVWRDKQDVELSGEVKHEYNHNLRNLDPKELADLERIIAKTTDSG